In Sander vitreus isolate 19-12246 chromosome 12, sanVit1, whole genome shotgun sequence, the following proteins share a genomic window:
- the cebpd gene encoding CCAAT/enhancer-binding protein delta, producing the protein MCDIYSLDSHCVSPRCNMSWAMEPANFYESTKLGVPQQGVCKPGSRSDGAGEDGTMVELSTAPAMYDDESAIDFSQYIESMTAVPNLELCNDELFLDLFNTVKQEKADFYNMQSPVLPCSMQQLSATYAERKVESGLEKGAFSAPIKQESDWSDSDGSSSLPSQIESCAQTSVSLPTGQPTPPTTPEPVSNVSSAKSSPRKIGREKGKKVDKYSTEYRQRRERNNVAVRKSRDKAKRRNLDMQQKLLELSSENDRLHKTIEQLTRELSGLRDFFKQMPNSSFAGSTSSERR; encoded by the coding sequence ATGTGTGACATATATAGCCTGGACTCTCACTGCGTGTCTCCACGATGCAACATGAGTTGGGCGATGGAGCCTGCTAACTTCTACGAGAGCACCAAGTTGGGCGTCCCGCAGCAGGGGGTCTGCAAGCCGGGCAGCAGGAGCGACGGTGCGGGCGAGGACGGCACCATGGTGGAGCTGAGCACCGCCCCTGCCATGTACGACGACGAGAGTGCCATCGACTTCAGCCAGTACATCGAGTCCATGACAGCCGTGCCAAACCTGGAGCTGTGCAACGACGAGCTCTTCCTCGACCTGTTCAACACTGTGAAGCAGGAGAAGGCGGATTTCTACAACATGCAGAGCCCCGTGCTGCCCTGCAGCATGCAGCAGCTGTCAGCCACATACGCAGAGAGAAAGGTTGAGAGCGGGCTGGAGAAAGGGGCGTTTAGTGCGCCTATCAAGCAGGAGTCCGACTGGAGTGACAGCGACGGGTCCTCATCCCTGCCTTCCCAGATCGAGAGCTGCGCCCAGACCTCTGTCAGCCTCCCTACAGGGCAGCCAACTCCCCCCACCACCCCGGAGCCTGTGTCCAATGTCAGCTCGGCCAAATCCTCCCCGCGGAAGATCggaagagagaaggggaagaaGGTGGACAAGTACAGCACGGAGTACCGACAGAGGCGAGAGAGGAATAACGTTGCAGTGAGGAAAAGCAGAGACAAAGCCAAGAGGCGCAACTTAGATATGCAGCAGAAGCTGCTTGAACTGAGCTCTGAAAACGACAGGCTTCATAAAACTATCGAGCAGCTAACCAGAGAGCTCTCCGGGCTCAGAGATTTTTTCAAGCAGATGCCCAACTCTTCCTTTGCGGGCTCCACGAGTTCAGAGAGGCGGTGA
- the mcm4 gene encoding DNA replication licensing factor MCM4, whose translation MSSPTSTPGGRKRGRNTNPSTPSSEGPTSPPSQRRRGQDSSTGDLMPMPTSPATDMLSPAAPQDNSLLSSPRPSVLPNEVDMSSPLMYGTPSSRVEGTPRSGVRGTPARQRPDLGSVRKAPQVDLQSEPPSADGAVTSESNTGQRLVIWGTDVNVGTCKEKFQRFLQRFIDLTSTEDENAGLDLNEPLYMQKLEEISVVGDPVLNVNCLHVQSFDAELYRQLICYPQEVIPTFDMAVNELFFERFPDSILEFQIQVRPYNALKTRNMRNLNPEDIDQLITISGMVIRTSQLIPEMQEAFFQCQVCAFSTRVEVDRGRIAEPAVCRNCNTTHSLAIVHNRSVFSDKQMVKIQESPEDMPAGQTPHTTIVYAHNDLVDKVQPGDRINITGVYRAVPMRANPRQSNVKSVYKTHIDAIHFHKTDEKRLHGLDEDAEQKLFTEDRVQTLKELAAKPDVYERLSSALAPSIYEHEDIKKGILLQLFGGARKDFSQTGRGNFRADVNILLCGDPGTSKSQLLQYVYNLVPRGQYTSGKGSSAVGLTAYVMRDPETRQLVLQTGALVLSDNGICCIDEFDKMSDSTRSVLHEVMEQQTLSIAKAGIICQLNARTSVLAAANPIESQWNPKKTTIENIQLPHTLLSRFDLIFLMLDPQDEAYDRRLAHHLVSLYYQSEEQIEEEFLDMAVLRDYIAYARTYINPRLSEEASQALIEAYVDMRKIGSGRGMVSAYPRQLESLIRLAEAHAKVRFSEKVETIDVEEAKRLHREALKQSATDPRTGFVDISILTTGMSATARKRKEEVAQALKKLIQAKGKTPAMKYQQLLEDLRGQSENAITKELFDEALRALADEDYLTVTGKTVRLLA comes from the exons ATGTCTTCCCCAACATCGACTCCTGGTGGCCGCAAGCGAGGAAGGAACACCAACCCATCCACAC CCAGCAGTGAGGGCCCCACCTCGCCTCCCTCTCAGCGGCGCAGAGGCCAGGACTCCTCCACCGGGGACCTGATGCCGATGCCCACCTCCCCGGCCACCGACATGCTCAGTCCCGCAGCACCTCAGGATAATTCTCTGTTATCCAGCCCGCGACCCTCAG TCCTACCCAATGAAGTGGACATGAGCTCCCCTCTGATGTATGGGACCCCCAGCTCCAGGGTTGAAGGGACCCCACGCAGTGGAGTGCGTGGCACTCCAGCCAGACAGCGTCCTGATCTGGGGTCAGTCAGGAAGGCTCCACAAGTCGATCTTCAGTCAGAGCCG CCAAGTGCCGATGGAGCCGTAACCAGTGAGTCAAACACAGGCCAGAGGTTGGTGATCTGGGGGACTGATGTCAATGTCGGGACCTGCAAGGAGAAGTTTCAG AGGTTCCTGCAGAGGTTCATTGATTTAACTTCCACTGAAGATGAGAACGCTGGTCTGGACTTGAATGAGCCTTTATACATGCAGAAGCTGGAAGAG ATCAGTGTTGTTGGGGATCCAGTGCTGAATGTGAATTGTCTGCATGTGCAGTCCTTTGATGCAGAACTTTACAGGCAGCTCATCTGTTACCCACAG GAAGTCATCCCAACCTTTGACATGGCAGTCAACGAGCTTTTCTTTGAGCGTTTTCCAGACTCCATCCTGGAGTTCCAGATCCAAGTCCGCCCCTACAACGCCCTGAAAACCAGAAACATGAGGAACCTGAACccagaag ACATCGATCAGCTGATCACTATCAGCGGCATGGTGATCCGCACCTCACAGCTCATCCCCGAGATGCAGGAGGCTTTCTTCCAGTGCCAGGTGTGCGCCTTCAGCACCCGTGTGGAGGTGGATCGCGGGCGCATCGCTGAGCCGGCTGTGTGCCGCAACTGCAACACCACCCACAGTCTGGCGATCGTTCACAATCGCTCAGTCTTTTCAGACAAACAGATG GTCAAAATTCAAGAGTCTCCTGAAGACATGCCGGCTGGTCAGACGCCTCACACAACTATTGTCTATGCTCACAATGACCTGGTTGATAAAGTGCAGCCAGGAGACCGCATAAACATCACCG GTGTCTACAGAGCAGTCCCAATGCGCGCAAACCCACGTCAGAGCAACGTAAAGTCGGTGTACAAGACACACATCGATGCCATCCACTTCCATAAGACGGACGAGAAGCGCCTGCACGGTTTGGACGAGGACGCCGAACAGAAGCTCTTCACTGAGGACCGGGTACAGACCCTGAAGGAGCTGGCAGCCAAGCCAGACGTCTACGAACGCCTCTCCTCAGCCCTCGCACCAAGTATCTATGAGCATGAGGACATCAAGAAG GGCATTTTGCTGCAGCTGTTTGGCGGGGCTCGTAAGGACTTCAGTCAGACCGGCCGGGGCAACTTCCGTGCAGATGTGAACATCCTGCTCTGCGGAGACCCCGGCACCAGTAAGTCCCAGCTGCTGCAGTACGTCTACAACCTGGTGCCCCGTGGCCAGTACACGTCGGGGAAGGGCTCCAGTGCTGTGGGTCTCACCGCCTACGTGATGAGGGACCCGGAGACCAGGCAGCTGGTCCTGCAGACCGGGGCTCTGGTGCTGAGCGACAACGGCATCTGTTGCATCGATGAGTTTGACAAGATGAGTGACAGCACACGCTCTGTGCTGCATGAAGTCATGGAGCAGCAGACCCTCTCCATTGCCAAG gcTGGAATTATTTGTCAGCTGAATGCCCGTACCTCTGTGTTGGCTGCTGCTAACCCAATTGAATCTCAGTGGAACCCCAAAAAAACCACGATTGAGAACATTCAGCTGCctcacacactgctgtccaG ATTCGACCTCATCTTCCTGATGCTGGATCCCCAAGACGAGGCTTACGACCGCAGGCTGGCCCACCACCTGGTGTCGCTGTACTACCAGAGCGAGGAGCAGATTGAGGAAGAGTTCCTCGACATGGCTGTGTTGAGGGACTACATCGCATATGCACGAACATACATTAATCCAAGGCTGAGTGAGGAAGcgagccaggctctcattgag GCCTATGTAGACATGAGGAAGATAGGTAGTGGTCGGGGCATGGTGTCTGCCTACCCCAGACAGCTGGAGTCCTTGATCCGCTTGGCAGAGGCCCACGCCAAGGTGCGCTTCTCTGAGAAGGTGGAGACCATTGACGTGGAGGAGGCCAAGCGGCTGCACAGAGAGGCCCTCAAACAGTCAGCCACTGACCCCAGAACAGGATTTGTTGACATCTCTATTCTCACAACAG GTATGAGTGCCACCGCCCGCAAACGCAAGGAGGAGGTCGCCCAAGCCCTGAAGAAACTGATCCAGGCCAAAGGAAAGACACCTGCCATGAAATACCAGCAGCTGCTTGAGGATCTCCGAGGACAGtctgaaaat GCGATCACTAAGGAGCTGTTCGACGAGGCTCTCCGAGCCCTGGCTGACGAGGATTACTTGACTGTTACTGGAAAGACTGTCCGTCTGCTCGCCTAA